In a genomic window of Thermogemmata fonticola:
- a CDS encoding NPCBM/NEW2 domain-containing protein, with product MVPLSAHTVQDRQNGLAAASDSYWFVWHPGELAPQRGKIKQLEGGEVRVWTPEGLERVLRGAYHWHREQFRLPPFPTGPQIITTAGDRLAGSVEGLETGRLLFQPSAVQQPPQTWRLPFSAVQAAWLVGLPADTPVDPALYSWAEGYKNRDTLRLRNGDILAGVLLEETDARGDHTWQLQIPSGQIQRLAPEQIAAIRFNPALARRRLPKEPILLVVLHDGSRVHLTRFRLEDDQLHGVTLWNEAVAIPWSKVVLGSMTSPVAPRLTDLAPAKMERQPYLEGSPPPSFQRRHNGLELQLVGRTAPITVDWGFALPPWTALHYELKQPYRRLETWVSLAPEAAPTSRVRLRILCDGKEVALPQEGLLTSGPAQLLQIPLDNVRRLTLIVDFPSRGEPGAVTIWGWPRLIP from the coding sequence ATGGTGCCATTGTCCGCACATACGGTCCAGGATCGGCAAAACGGCTTGGCCGCGGCATCGGATTCATACTGGTTCGTTTGGCATCCCGGCGAGTTAGCACCGCAGCGCGGCAAGATCAAACAACTGGAAGGCGGCGAGGTTCGTGTTTGGACGCCGGAAGGTCTGGAGCGCGTTCTCCGTGGCGCGTATCATTGGCACCGCGAGCAATTCCGTCTGCCTCCTTTTCCCACCGGCCCGCAAATCATTACCACTGCAGGAGACCGCTTGGCAGGAAGCGTTGAGGGCCTGGAAACGGGCCGACTTCTCTTCCAGCCGTCTGCCGTGCAACAGCCGCCACAAACCTGGAGGCTTCCCTTCTCCGCCGTCCAGGCCGCCTGGCTCGTGGGCCTTCCTGCTGACACACCCGTGGATCCGGCACTCTATTCCTGGGCGGAGGGCTACAAAAACCGCGATACTCTCCGTCTCCGCAATGGCGACATCTTGGCAGGGGTATTACTTGAGGAAACAGATGCTCGCGGAGACCATACCTGGCAGTTGCAAATACCATCAGGGCAAATACAGCGGCTGGCCCCCGAACAAATCGCCGCCATCCGCTTCAACCCCGCGTTAGCTCGCCGGCGCCTGCCCAAGGAGCCAATCCTACTCGTGGTGCTCCACGACGGCTCCCGCGTCCATCTGACTCGTTTCCGCCTTGAAGATGACCAGCTTCACGGGGTCACCCTCTGGAACGAAGCCGTGGCGATTCCCTGGTCAAAAGTCGTTTTGGGCAGCATGACCTCACCCGTAGCCCCTCGCCTGACGGACCTGGCCCCTGCCAAAATGGAGCGCCAACCGTACCTCGAAGGCAGCCCACCCCCCAGTTTTCAGCGACGCCATAACGGTCTGGAATTGCAGCTCGTAGGCCGAACGGCTCCCATTACGGTGGATTGGGGATTTGCCCTTCCCCCGTGGACGGCACTTCACTACGAGTTGAAGCAACCCTATCGCCGACTCGAAACGTGGGTGTCGCTAGCCCCGGAAGCGGCGCCAACAAGCCGCGTACGCCTGCGGATACTCTGTGACGGCAAAGAAGTGGCTCTACCTCAAGAGGGCCTGTTGACCAGCGGTCCTGCCCAACTGTTGCAAATTCCCTTAGACAACGTTCGGCGTTTGACTTTGATCGTGGACTTCCCCTCGCGCGGCGAACCGGGGGCTGTTACGATCTGGGGCTGGCCGCGGTTGATTCCCTAA
- the rpsI gene encoding 30S ribosomal protein S9 has protein sequence MAEKKSKGERTYYLGTGRRKKAVARVRICEGSGIIEINGRTVEDYFPEEKDRALVYGPLLVTDQRNRVDVYVNVRGGGVSGQAGAVSQGIARALKTMFSPPDEQKRYQFHNTVLVRSYVDEQKLRERAKALTARVATTEKAAPSGDGVMTAEEQGPSGMIRRLRDSGYLTRDARMKERKKYGKRGARRGPQFSKR, from the coding sequence ATGGCTGAGAAAAAGAGCAAAGGGGAACGGACGTATTATTTGGGGACCGGGCGGCGCAAGAAGGCGGTGGCCCGCGTGAGAATCTGCGAAGGTTCAGGCATCATCGAGATCAACGGGCGCACGGTAGAGGATTATTTCCCGGAAGAGAAGGACCGCGCCTTAGTGTATGGCCCGCTGCTAGTGACCGACCAGCGCAATCGGGTTGATGTGTACGTGAACGTGCGCGGGGGCGGCGTATCGGGTCAAGCCGGAGCAGTGTCGCAAGGGATCGCTCGCGCGCTCAAGACCATGTTCAGTCCCCCCGATGAACAGAAGCGTTACCAGTTCCACAACACAGTGCTAGTCCGTTCCTACGTCGATGAGCAGAAGCTGCGGGAGCGAGCTAAGGCCTTGACGGCACGGGTGGCGACAACCGAGAAAGCAGCTCCAAGTGGTGACGGTGTCATGACCGCCGAGGAGCAGGGGCCGAGCGGCATGATCCGCCGGTTGCGGGATTCGGGCTACTTGACCCGTGACGCTCGGATGAAAGAGCGCAAGAAGTACGGCAAGCGTGGAGCACGCCGTGGCCCGCAGTTCTCCAAGCGCTGA
- the rplM gene encoding 50S ribosomal protein L13 yields the protein MPWKTTYMAKPGSVKQEWLVIDATDQVVGRLAVQIANLLRGKHKPEYTPHCDTGDYVIVINAEKVRFTGRKWDQKEYQDYSHYPGGLKITPAREMLASKPEEILRRAVKRMMPRGPLAYKQLSKLKIYAGPRHPHQAQQPKEYKPTT from the coding sequence ATGCCCTGGAAAACAACCTACATGGCCAAACCCGGCAGCGTGAAACAAGAGTGGCTGGTCATCGATGCCACGGATCAAGTTGTGGGCCGGCTGGCCGTGCAAATCGCCAATTTGCTACGCGGTAAACATAAGCCGGAATATACCCCCCATTGTGACACTGGGGACTACGTCATCGTGATCAATGCGGAGAAGGTCCGCTTTACGGGCCGCAAGTGGGACCAGAAGGAATACCAAGATTACTCGCACTATCCCGGCGGTTTGAAAATTACCCCGGCGCGCGAGATGCTGGCCAGTAAGCCGGAGGAGATTTTGCGGCGGGCGGTCAAACGGATGATGCCACGGGGGCCTTTGGCCTACAAACAGTTGTCCAAGCTGAAGATCTATGCTGGTCCACGGCATCCCCACCAAGCCCAACAGCCCAAGGAATACAAGCCCACAACCTAA
- a CDS encoding sugar phosphate isomerase/epimerase family protein, which translates to MKLAFSTNAYLHYSFSEAVRRLANIGYRGVEIMADVPHAWPAYLLPEQKQAIRDALQQHGLAISNVNAFMMHAVNDPRQKYWHPSWIEPDPHYRQIRIDHTKRALTLARELGAACITTEPGGPLEGRTWNECLRLFLDMLQPVVEHAEREGVLLLIEPEPGLLLETVDQYLEFAEKISSPYLGLNFDIGHAFCVGDDPPSAIRRLGSRIRHVHLEDIAATRVHHHLIPGEGAIDFAATLQALQEIGYQGWITIELYTCHENPDAAARLARERILTIAHAHNIPLA; encoded by the coding sequence ATGAAACTGGCATTTTCCACGAATGCATACTTGCATTATTCGTTCTCCGAAGCTGTCCGGCGATTGGCCAATATCGGCTACCGCGGTGTGGAAATCATGGCCGATGTTCCCCATGCCTGGCCGGCTTATCTGCTCCCGGAGCAGAAACAAGCCATCCGCGATGCCTTGCAGCAACATGGCCTGGCCATCTCGAATGTCAACGCCTTTATGATGCATGCCGTCAATGACCCCAGGCAAAAATACTGGCACCCCTCTTGGATCGAACCCGACCCCCACTATCGGCAGATCCGCATCGACCACACGAAACGAGCATTGACCTTGGCCCGCGAACTCGGTGCAGCTTGCATCACTACGGAACCGGGCGGACCGCTGGAAGGGCGCACCTGGAACGAATGCCTCCGCTTGTTCCTAGACATGCTACAACCGGTCGTGGAACACGCCGAGCGGGAAGGTGTTTTACTTCTGATTGAGCCAGAACCCGGCTTGCTCCTGGAAACCGTGGACCAATACCTGGAGTTCGCGGAGAAGATCTCTTCACCATATCTGGGGCTGAACTTCGATATCGGCCATGCCTTCTGTGTGGGGGACGATCCGCCTTCAGCCATCCGCCGCCTCGGTTCCCGCATCCGGCACGTCCACTTGGAGGATATCGCCGCTACCCGCGTTCATCACCACCTGATCCCAGGCGAAGGGGCGATCGACTTCGCGGCCACGTTGCAAGCCTTGCAGGAAATTGGGTATCAGGGCTGGATCACCATCGAGCTTTACACTTGCCACGAAAACCCCGATGCGGCCGCTCGCTTGGCACGTGAACGCATTCTGACCATTGCTCATGCCCACAACATTCCTCTCGCATGA
- the lhgO gene encoding L-2-hydroxyglutarate oxidase, producing MEHCDLLVVGGGIVGLAAAWTLRRQLHVLVIEAEKEIASHQTGHNSGVIHSGLYYRPGSIKARLCVRGRELLYRFCAEYGVPHERCGKLVVAVQERELPRLAELERRGRANGLEGVQYVDAAKMRQIEPHVRGVAALHIPHTGIVSYPAVAEKLRQQIHEAGGQVQTQRQFVNGRPEGHTFHAETTQGPISARLLLNCAGLYSDRVAAACGVRPSVQIIPFRGEYYRLKPTAEHLCRNLIYPVPDPKLPFLGVHFTRMIRGGVECGPNAVLAFQRTGYRIQDVSGRDLIEMLFYPGFWRLACRFWRTGLDEMRRSLSPAAFCAAARRMVPELHCADLEYAGAGVRAQAVDRQGRLVDDFVIQEEQRMIHVLNAPSPAATASLAIGEYLAERILHHLRSG from the coding sequence GTGGAACACTGCGATCTTCTGGTTGTTGGCGGCGGCATCGTGGGACTGGCCGCTGCGTGGACCTTGCGGAGACAACTCCATGTTCTGGTCATCGAAGCGGAAAAGGAGATTGCATCCCACCAAACCGGTCACAATAGCGGAGTAATTCACTCCGGTTTATATTACCGTCCCGGTTCCATCAAAGCTCGGCTGTGCGTGCGGGGGAGAGAGTTGCTTTATCGCTTTTGTGCTGAATATGGCGTGCCGCATGAACGCTGTGGCAAGCTGGTGGTGGCAGTGCAGGAGCGCGAATTGCCGCGGCTTGCAGAGCTGGAGCGCCGCGGCCGAGCTAACGGGTTGGAAGGCGTGCAATACGTGGACGCGGCGAAAATGCGGCAGATCGAACCGCACGTTCGTGGTGTGGCTGCCCTCCATATTCCCCACACGGGCATCGTATCTTACCCGGCGGTGGCGGAGAAACTGCGCCAGCAGATTCACGAAGCGGGAGGGCAGGTTCAGACTCAGCGGCAGTTTGTGAATGGCCGCCCTGAAGGCCACACTTTCCACGCGGAAACGACACAAGGGCCGATTTCCGCCCGCCTGCTTCTCAACTGCGCCGGACTTTATAGCGACCGGGTGGCCGCCGCTTGTGGTGTTAGGCCGTCGGTCCAAATCATACCCTTCCGGGGCGAATACTACCGGTTGAAGCCCACGGCAGAGCATCTGTGCCGGAATCTGATCTACCCCGTCCCCGATCCGAAATTGCCGTTTTTGGGAGTCCACTTCACCCGGATGATCCGCGGCGGTGTGGAGTGCGGTCCGAATGCGGTGCTGGCATTCCAGCGGACAGGGTATCGCATCCAGGACGTGAGCGGCCGCGACCTCATCGAGATGCTCTTTTATCCGGGTTTTTGGCGTTTAGCTTGCCGCTTCTGGAGGACCGGCCTCGACGAGATGCGGCGGTCGCTGAGTCCCGCGGCCTTCTGCGCAGCGGCCCGGCGCATGGTTCCCGAATTGCACTGTGCGGACCTCGAGTACGCCGGGGCTGGAGTCCGCGCCCAAGCGGTGGATCGCCAAGGCCGGTTGGTGGATGATTTCGTCATCCAGGAGGAACAGCGTATGATCCATGTGCTGAATGCGCCCTCCCCCGCGGCTACGGCCTCTCTGGCGATTGGCGAATATCTCGCCGAGCGAATCCTGCACCATCTGCGGAGTGGCTAG
- the gmhB gene encoding D-glycero-beta-D-manno-heptose 1,7-bisphosphate 7-phosphatase, translating into MDKRPAIFLDRDGVVIEEREYVSTPDQVRLLPGAAETIAALNRAGWCVVIVTNQSGIARGFFTPSALDRIHERLQHLLWCYGAQIDGIYVCPHHPEADIDIYRRQCHCRKPQPGLLLQAAEELGIDLSQSWMIGDRVIDLEAGSAAGCRTVLVRTGYGARVDTIALDRSALRLELVAADLADAACKLGLVSARLEQQMGQRQTQRLVA; encoded by the coding sequence ATGGACAAACGCCCCGCTATTTTTCTGGACCGAGATGGAGTCGTTATCGAAGAGCGAGAATATGTGTCCACTCCGGACCAGGTGCGTTTGCTGCCTGGTGCGGCGGAGACGATCGCCGCGCTCAACCGTGCCGGCTGGTGTGTCGTGATCGTGACCAATCAGTCGGGAATCGCCCGGGGCTTCTTCACGCCCTCCGCCTTGGATCGCATTCACGAGCGTTTGCAACACCTCTTGTGGTGTTATGGCGCTCAAATTGATGGCATCTATGTATGTCCCCATCATCCTGAGGCGGATATTGATATTTACCGCCGCCAATGTCATTGCCGCAAACCACAACCGGGTTTGTTATTACAAGCTGCGGAGGAACTGGGTATTGATTTATCTCAATCCTGGATGATAGGGGATCGCGTCATCGACCTGGAAGCGGGTTCAGCGGCGGGATGCCGGACGGTTTTGGTTCGGACCGGTTACGGCGCGCGTGTGGACACAATTGCCCTGGATCGCTCCGCCCTGCGGTTGGAGCTAGTGGCTGCTGACCTCGCGGACGCCGCCTGCAAGCTCGGCCTGGTCTCAGCGCGTCTTGAGCAGCAGATGGGACAACGTCAAACTCAGCGCCTGGTGGCATAA
- the purM gene encoding phosphoribosylformylglycinamidine cyclo-ligase, whose protein sequence is MAESWDYRKAGLDLDKYEETLANIAPLLQRTQDPLRVLPPPFPPRRGGKGSSGFAALFDLDPHAWLFRRRYKHPVLIACTDGVGSKLKLASMCQRFDTVGIDLVAMSVNDLICTGGEPLMFLDYLALPRDDPQWTASLIRGISEGCREAECSLVGGETAILPDIYQPDDFDMAGFAVGVVERDRIINGRYICPGDTVIGLASSGPHSNGYTLIRKIVFEAARLSVEDEVPECQSRVGELLLTPTRIYVRPVRQLVAHYPVKKRVLRGFAHITGGGIVDNLARILPPNCRAVIQRDSWPIPPVFPWLQRLGNVSDAEMFRVFNMGIGFIVVCAPAFAQSIITQLKKMDIQAWNIGMIQEGNTAVDIL, encoded by the coding sequence ATGGCAGAAAGCTGGGACTATCGCAAAGCCGGTCTCGACTTGGACAAATACGAGGAAACCTTGGCCAACATCGCACCACTTCTGCAGCGAACGCAGGACCCGTTGCGCGTTCTTCCTCCCCCGTTTCCTCCACGGCGAGGGGGTAAAGGCAGCAGCGGTTTCGCTGCCCTATTCGACCTCGACCCGCACGCCTGGCTTTTCCGCCGCCGGTACAAACACCCTGTGCTCATCGCATGCACCGATGGCGTTGGCTCGAAACTCAAACTCGCCTCGATGTGCCAACGCTTTGACACCGTCGGTATCGATTTGGTCGCCATGTCGGTCAATGACCTGATCTGCACCGGGGGCGAGCCGCTAATGTTCCTGGATTATCTGGCCCTGCCGCGGGATGATCCGCAGTGGACCGCTTCTCTCATCCGGGGAATCAGTGAGGGCTGCCGCGAGGCCGAATGCTCGTTGGTAGGTGGGGAAACAGCCATCTTGCCCGACATCTATCAGCCGGATGATTTCGACATGGCTGGTTTTGCGGTCGGTGTGGTAGAGCGCGATCGGATCATCAATGGCCGCTATATCTGTCCGGGGGATACCGTCATCGGCTTGGCCTCTTCCGGGCCACATTCCAACGGCTACACCCTCATCCGCAAAATTGTGTTTGAGGCAGCTCGTCTGAGTGTGGAAGATGAAGTGCCAGAATGCCAAAGCCGGGTAGGCGAGTTGTTGCTGACCCCTACCCGTATCTATGTCCGCCCCGTTCGCCAGTTGGTGGCACATTACCCGGTGAAGAAACGCGTCTTGCGTGGGTTCGCCCACATCACGGGAGGAGGAATCGTGGACAATTTGGCACGCATCCTACCGCCCAATTGCCGAGCTGTGATCCAGCGGGACAGTTGGCCTATACCGCCTGTCTTCCCTTGGCTTCAGCGGCTCGGTAATGTTTCCGACGCAGAAATGTTCCGCGTCTTTAATATGGGAATCGGCTTCATCGTCGTCTGTGCACCGGCCTTTGCCCAGAGTATCATCACACAATTGAAAAAAATGGATATACAAGCATGGAACATAGGAATGATTCAGGAAGGAAATACCGCTGTCGATATATTGTGA
- a CDS encoding MBOAT family O-acyltransferase produces MDAIRVLSQLANATQAVWQASLAALESYFAAISAILPEPFFHTQAFLTFFALVFVVYWSLPRRWAEMRVWVLLIASFHFYAAWSRELALLVTVTTCADYCFGRLMSITHRPPLRKVWLLLSISMNLGILCYFKYRGFFLNELYDFLTKLGYDPGYGRLDIANIIIPFGISFYTFEAISYAVDVYTRKIEAEKSLPKFLLFILFFPHLVSGPIVRAGDFLRQTRRPKRWNWVRIQVGVQLFLMGAFKKLAIADRMALFCDPVFQDPENFRTTACWLAVLAYSLRIYCDFSGYSDMAVGLGHLFGYKLTMNFNMPYLSVNISEFWRRWHISLSSWLRDYLFIPLGGSRGSRWQTYRNLMIVMTLGGLWHGAAWGYILWGIVHGVLLVIHRWFREVIEGYAGWNAILQSPAGTLVRVSLTFLTVSLCWVLFQPEWSRAWAMYQQLFTWHSGAALPLHNRSLWYTALFVLMCHLLVTSGIWSRIYERLPAALLGAGYAVCACLAMLLAPGQGSTFIYFQF; encoded by the coding sequence ATGGATGCCATCCGGGTCTTATCCCAATTGGCCAATGCGACGCAGGCCGTTTGGCAGGCGAGTCTGGCCGCGCTGGAAAGCTACTTTGCCGCCATCAGTGCCATCTTGCCGGAGCCGTTCTTCCATACTCAGGCCTTTCTCACCTTCTTTGCTCTCGTCTTCGTGGTGTATTGGTCGCTGCCCCGGCGCTGGGCGGAGATGCGCGTTTGGGTCTTATTGATTGCTAGTTTCCACTTTTACGCGGCTTGGAGTCGGGAACTTGCATTACTCGTCACCGTGACGACCTGCGCCGACTATTGTTTCGGGCGGCTGATGAGCATCACCCATCGCCCTCCGTTGAGAAAAGTATGGCTCCTTCTCAGCATCAGCATGAATTTGGGTATTCTCTGCTACTTCAAATATCGAGGATTCTTCCTCAACGAACTCTACGATTTCTTAACAAAATTGGGATATGATCCGGGATATGGGCGTTTGGATATTGCTAACATCATAATTCCCTTCGGTATCAGTTTCTATACATTTGAAGCCATTAGTTATGCTGTCGATGTTTATACACGGAAGATCGAAGCGGAAAAAAGTTTGCCGAAGTTTCTGCTCTTTATCCTCTTTTTCCCTCATTTGGTGTCCGGACCGATTGTGCGCGCCGGGGACTTTCTTCGGCAGACGCGGCGACCCAAGCGCTGGAACTGGGTTCGGATCCAAGTCGGCGTCCAATTGTTCCTCATGGGGGCTTTCAAAAAATTGGCGATTGCCGACCGGATGGCCTTGTTCTGCGACCCGGTTTTTCAAGACCCGGAAAACTTCCGCACCACCGCGTGCTGGCTCGCCGTCCTCGCATATTCCCTCCGCATCTACTGCGATTTCTCCGGCTACTCGGACATGGCCGTCGGGTTGGGGCACTTGTTCGGTTACAAATTGACCATGAATTTCAACATGCCCTACTTATCCGTTAACATCTCGGAGTTTTGGCGCCGATGGCACATTTCTCTCAGTAGTTGGCTCCGTGACTATCTCTTCATACCACTGGGGGGAAGTCGTGGGAGCCGATGGCAGACGTATCGCAATCTCATGATTGTTATGACCCTAGGCGGATTGTGGCATGGCGCCGCGTGGGGATATATACTCTGGGGAATTGTTCACGGTGTGCTGTTGGTCATCCATCGCTGGTTCCGGGAGGTGATTGAGGGATATGCCGGTTGGAACGCGATACTCCAATCCCCTGCCGGTACCCTGGTGCGTGTCAGTTTGACTTTCCTAACTGTCAGCCTCTGCTGGGTTTTGTTCCAACCGGAATGGAGTCGGGCGTGGGCTATGTACCAGCAACTCTTTACCTGGCACAGTGGTGCTGCGCTGCCGTTGCATAATCGCAGTTTATGGTACACGGCCCTATTTGTGTTGATGTGTCATCTGCTCGTCACTTCCGGAATATGGTCCCGGATTTACGAGCGATTGCCCGCAGCCCTGTTGGGAGCGGGCTATGCCGTCTGCGCCTGCCTGGCGATGCTATTGGCCCCAGGTCAAGGGTCCACCTTCATTTATTTCCAATTTTGA
- a CDS encoding SGNH/GDSL hydrolase family protein, with the protein MPSVVSTENGTALVRLRWLGEVESRPFPRGKPSSSSRRRAWYSLILGVVSFGVFQLLVAWPLDELAPGWRDPEYAQRVRKCRQRQAEYVHRPLIAVLGNSRTAMGICPAAWEACLAPQAVDSVPMLFNFGSVGAGPMLQELTARRLLQDGIHPQVVLWEYWPPFLHQDEEWNEYQRVRLERLSPRDLPWVDSCYPLEKASAVRQKIWWQHLLPCWGSRERILLQLVPEWLPPPRRIDWTWKQLDGWGWYPGLDAQILGDNGRETMTQQCQAIYQPLLARYCCSAEAEASLRRGVQLLQNAGCKVLLLYLPESERFRRWYPPEVEATIQEHRQRLQAELGAEWLDARSWMAETDFVDGFHLSRQGAAAFTQRLGQSLTGRLLTPQR; encoded by the coding sequence ATGCCCTCAGTCGTCAGCACCGAGAACGGGACCGCACTTGTACGCCTCCGCTGGCTGGGAGAGGTGGAGAGCCGCCCCTTTCCAAGGGGTAAGCCGTCCTCTTCCTCTCGCCGTCGGGCCTGGTACAGCTTGATACTGGGAGTCGTGTCTTTCGGAGTATTCCAGCTTCTGGTAGCCTGGCCGCTCGATGAACTCGCTCCGGGATGGCGGGACCCGGAATATGCCCAGCGCGTGCGTAAGTGCCGCCAGAGACAGGCGGAGTATGTCCATCGGCCCTTGATTGCGGTCCTGGGGAACTCGCGGACGGCGATGGGAATCTGCCCGGCGGCTTGGGAAGCCTGCCTCGCTCCTCAAGCGGTGGATTCTGTTCCCATGCTGTTCAACTTCGGCTCAGTTGGTGCCGGGCCGATGTTGCAGGAGCTGACAGCCCGCCGCCTTCTCCAAGATGGCATTCACCCCCAAGTCGTGCTGTGGGAATACTGGCCGCCGTTTTTGCATCAGGATGAAGAGTGGAACGAGTACCAGCGCGTCCGCCTGGAACGGCTCTCCCCACGTGACCTGCCTTGGGTCGATTCCTGTTATCCGTTGGAAAAAGCGTCTGCGGTCCGCCAGAAGATTTGGTGGCAACACCTGCTGCCCTGCTGGGGCAGTCGCGAACGCATTCTCTTACAACTCGTGCCCGAATGGCTCCCCCCACCCCGCCGCATCGATTGGACCTGGAAGCAACTGGACGGCTGGGGATGGTATCCGGGTCTGGATGCTCAGATACTTGGCGATAACGGACGAGAAACAATGACACAACAATGTCAAGCTATCTATCAGCCTCTTCTCGCACGCTACTGCTGCTCTGCTGAGGCGGAGGCATCGCTACGGAGGGGAGTACAGTTGCTGCAAAACGCGGGCTGCAAAGTCTTGCTCCTCTATCTGCCCGAATCCGAGCGGTTCCGCCGATGGTATCCCCCAGAAGTTGAGGCGACGATTCAAGAGCATCGCCAGCGATTGCAGGCGGAACTCGGTGCCGAGTGGCTGGATGCCCGCTCGTGGATGGCAGAAACCGATTTTGTCGATGGTTTCCACCTGTCCCGGCAAGGGGCAGCGGCATTCACCCAACGCTTGGGACAATCCTTGACGGGCCGGCTCCTGACTCCGCAAAGGTGA
- a CDS encoding LeuD/DmdB family oxidoreductase small subunit: MESRITGRAYVLGDNIDTDQIIPAQYLTYNPAIPEEYRMFGKYALSGVPDDQAGLPKGHIPFHDPEDEFVSPYRIIVAGRNFGCGSSREHAPIALAAAGVKAVVAEFYARIFYRNAINGGYLIPLESRQRLIDNVCTGDELLIDLDASRLTNLTTGQTFDLQPLGDVRPILEAGGLFPYARKAGMLA; this comes from the coding sequence ATGGAATCTCGCATCACCGGTCGCGCTTATGTTCTTGGTGACAATATCGACACCGACCAGATCATCCCGGCCCAGTACTTGACCTATAACCCGGCCATTCCCGAGGAATACCGCATGTTTGGCAAATACGCCCTCAGCGGTGTGCCTGATGACCAAGCCGGCTTGCCCAAGGGGCACATCCCCTTTCACGATCCGGAGGACGAATTTGTCTCCCCCTATCGCATTATCGTGGCTGGCAGAAATTTTGGCTGCGGGTCAAGTCGCGAACATGCACCGATTGCCTTAGCAGCAGCAGGCGTGAAAGCCGTCGTCGCGGAGTTCTACGCCCGTATTTTCTACCGCAATGCCATTAACGGCGGTTATCTCATCCCCCTGGAAAGCCGCCAGCGCCTTATCGATAACGTGTGTACCGGCGATGAACTACTCATCGATCTCGACGCGTCCCGCCTGACCAATCTGACCACGGGGCAAACCTTCGACTTGCAACCCCTCGGTGATGTGCGGCCCATCCTGGAAGCTGGCGGACTGTTCCCCTATGCTCGCAAAGCTGGAATGCTCGCCTAA